A window of Sutcliffiella cohnii contains these coding sequences:
- a CDS encoding S1C family serine protease, with protein sequence MKKVWVLNAILSLLIVAAGVYAWSWVKNTLPKQLAAPSSLYIQAEETKKEEVNPQLKEIIYEAQKLVVKIEIADGSFGSGFLYNNQGDIITNAHVVANAKEVKVITVDSKELTGEVIGISVDTDIAVVRVLELEGTKPLRIANNQKAELGDEVIALGSPLGLQNTVTTGIVSGVGRSFHIEPFRYEDMYQISAPIAPGNSGGPLIDTRTGEVIGINSAVMEQGVIGFSIPINNVISLIRSWSETPMTSLPRVGVAVPGNNNGQSSSNEDIANYIAQYYFESINHRDYVTAYSLLGSELQSTLSYEEFRADFMNVLAVEINSTFTEMVDRNVNVTVLIQTQQRGDDGLTFTNYECNFVLGLENDQMKILSKDRKKID encoded by the coding sequence TTGAAAAAAGTTTGGGTGTTAAACGCAATACTCTCCTTATTAATAGTCGCAGCTGGTGTATATGCTTGGTCTTGGGTGAAAAATACGTTACCGAAACAATTAGCGGCCCCATCTAGTTTATATATTCAAGCAGAGGAAACGAAGAAAGAGGAAGTGAATCCTCAATTAAAGGAAATCATTTATGAGGCGCAAAAATTAGTCGTGAAAATAGAAATTGCGGACGGATCTTTTGGGTCAGGTTTCCTCTACAATAATCAAGGAGATATTATAACGAATGCGCATGTCGTTGCGAATGCGAAAGAAGTAAAAGTAATTACTGTTGATTCAAAAGAATTAACAGGTGAAGTGATTGGCATTAGCGTGGATACAGATATTGCGGTTGTTCGTGTACTGGAACTAGAAGGAACGAAGCCGTTAAGAATAGCAAACAATCAAAAAGCAGAACTCGGAGATGAAGTAATTGCTTTAGGAAGTCCACTTGGGCTACAAAACACAGTCACAACTGGAATTGTTAGTGGTGTTGGCAGATCTTTTCACATCGAGCCTTTCCGATACGAGGATATGTACCAAATATCCGCACCAATTGCTCCAGGAAATAGTGGTGGACCATTAATCGACACAAGAACGGGCGAAGTAATCGGGATTAATTCAGCTGTCATGGAGCAAGGAGTAATCGGATTTAGTATTCCAATCAACAATGTCATTAGTTTAATAAGAAGTTGGTCGGAAACACCGATGACATCACTGCCGAGAGTGGGTGTAGCGGTACCTGGAAACAACAACGGGCAATCTTCCAGTAACGAAGACATTGCAAACTATATTGCTCAATATTATTTTGAAAGTATTAATCATCGAGACTATGTTACTGCGTATTCTTTACTCGGAAGTGAGTTGCAATCAACGTTATCATACGAAGAGTTTCGTGCGGATTTTATGAATGTATTAGCTGTTGAAATAAACAGCACGTTCACGGAAATGGTGGATCGAAATGTGAACGTAACAGTACTCATCCAAACTCAACAGCGTGGGGATGATGGCCTAACCTTCACTAATTATGAATGCAATTTTGTACTTGGATTAGAAAATGATCAAATGAAAATACTGTCCAAAGATCGGAAAAAAATAGACTAG
- a CDS encoding polysaccharide biosynthesis protein — protein MKKFYKGVLLLALAAFLGESLEFLVNMVLAKQLGEVGLGLYMSIMPVIFLVVIIASLELPVSVSKFVAEKEQKYHVSMLRHTFKLTLKFTIIYLLLAAIVLPNIPVFQSYHPLVKWLVLLLIPIISFTSIVRGYFMGKQMMGKIAFSNFLRKAVQLVLLTVVYYLFQFSLQTSILIAICTFIGTELVVCLYLVLMYFTQWRKMKTEPNSELAKSTVHASLLQVSIPTTAMRIFHSVTHAVQPFLIKIALLKAGFTETMALEQFGLLAGVAITIGFFPAFIAHSLMIVLIPTVSEAHSKGDHVKLQKLLQQVMFITFLYGIPAVIVCYIFADPLTHIFFENSSASTYLQLLWPNFLFNFIVIPLQAFMIGLGLIKDAFIHIVWSHVVGFALIFFLGSMSSFNMGGVIIGMNTGTVLLMMMHYLTVCNKIGVSFTLQVPKNEWR, from the coding sequence ATGAAGAAGTTTTACAAAGGAGTACTCCTATTAGCGCTGGCAGCATTTTTAGGGGAAAGTTTAGAGTTTCTTGTCAACATGGTTTTAGCGAAGCAGCTAGGAGAAGTTGGACTAGGGCTTTACATGTCGATTATGCCAGTCATTTTTTTAGTCGTCATTATTGCAAGTCTTGAGTTGCCGGTATCGGTCTCGAAATTTGTGGCGGAAAAAGAGCAAAAATATCACGTTAGTATGCTTCGTCATACGTTTAAATTAACGTTGAAATTTACTATTATTTATTTACTATTAGCAGCGATCGTCTTACCAAATATACCAGTTTTCCAAAGTTATCATCCGTTAGTAAAGTGGCTCGTTCTACTATTAATTCCGATTATCTCGTTTACTTCAATTGTAAGAGGCTACTTTATGGGAAAACAGATGATGGGGAAAATCGCCTTTTCCAACTTTTTAAGAAAAGCTGTGCAACTAGTTTTACTCACAGTCGTTTACTACTTGTTTCAATTTAGTTTACAAACTTCGATCCTTATTGCAATCTGTACGTTTATCGGAACAGAGCTCGTTGTTTGTCTTTACTTAGTACTTATGTATTTCACTCAATGGAGAAAAATGAAAACAGAGCCTAACAGTGAATTAGCAAAAAGTACAGTACATGCGAGTCTTTTACAAGTCTCTATCCCAACAACAGCGATGAGAATTTTTCATTCTGTAACGCATGCAGTTCAACCGTTTTTAATTAAAATTGCCTTATTAAAAGCAGGCTTTACGGAAACGATGGCGTTAGAACAATTCGGGCTACTTGCTGGAGTTGCAATTACGATTGGATTTTTCCCAGCATTCATTGCTCACTCTTTAATGATTGTTCTTATCCCAACTGTGTCAGAAGCTCATTCAAAAGGAGACCATGTCAAGTTACAAAAGCTACTACAACAAGTAATGTTCATTACTTTTTTATACGGCATTCCAGCAGTCATTGTTTGTTACATATTCGCTGATCCGTTAACACATATCTTTTTTGAAAATTCATCAGCATCCACCTATTTACAATTGTTGTGGCCGAATTTCCTCTTTAACTTTATTGTCATTCCGTTACAAGCGTTTATGATTGGGCTTGGCTTAATAAAAGATGCGTTTATTCATATCGTTTGGTCGCACGTCGTAGGCTTTGCGCTTATCTTTTTCTTAGGGTCAATGTCTAGCTTTAACATGGGTGGAGTCATTATCGGAATGAACACTGGTACGGTACTACTAATGA